The following coding sequences lie in one Vitis vinifera cultivar Pinot Noir 40024 chromosome 19, ASM3070453v1 genomic window:
- the LOC100250703 gene encoding large ribosomal subunit protein eL27: MVKFLKPNKAVVLLQGRFAGRKAVIVRSFDDGTRDRPYGHCLVAGIAKYPKKVIRKDSAKKTAKKSRVKAFIKLVNYNHIMPTRYTLDVDLKDVVSPDVLQSRDKKVTAAKETKKKLEERFKTGKNRWFFSKLRF; encoded by the coding sequence ATGGTGAAGTTCCTCAAACCCAATAAGGCCGTAGTCCTCCTACAGGGCCGCTTCGCCGGCCGTAAGGCCGTGATCGTGCGCTCATTCGACGATGGTACACGTGACCGCCCCTATGGCCACTGCCTCGTTGCCGGCATCGCCAAGTACCCAAAGAAGGTGATCCGCAAGGACTCGGCTAAGAAGACAGCGAAGAAGTCGAGAGTCAAGGCCTTCATCAAGCTTGTCAACTACAACCACATCATGCCCACTCGCTATACTCTCGATGTAGACCTCAAGGACGTTGTCTCTCCCGATGTGCTGCAGTCAAGGGATAAGAAGGTGACGGCTGCCAAGGAGACTAAGAAGAAGCTCGAGGAGCGGTTCAAGACTGGCAAGAACAGGTGGTTCTTTTCCAAGCTCAGGTTCTAA